The Brevibacillus brevis genome contains a region encoding:
- a CDS encoding aminotransferase-like domain-containing protein: MDYSFSKSVEALSSSAVREILKLTQGNQVLSLAGGLPAEDSFPIAEMREAFNRAFEQGAKALQYGLTDGYLPLREWIASRMKQKHMNVGVDNMIITTGSQQAVDLLCRVYLDEGDVVLVENPTYLAAVQLFQFRGIKAIPVDGDADGMDLDDLAKKIAQYRPKMVYVIPTFANPTGKVWSLERRLGLLRQCKAQNILILEDDPYGEIQFDGEAPYRSIFSLDEHPTDSCVVYTSTFSKIVAPGLRTGWAIGDTRVIQMMVKAKQAVDLQSSTIDQYALYELLSRFDLERHIEKIRESYKARMEWMHELLVAQNWEGVQWEKPRGGMFLWVNLPEHVDAEKLLARSVQEGVAFVPGKPFYAAEPQVNTMRLNYTLLNREDTELAISRLGKAFHAYSESLVTNV; encoded by the coding sequence ATGGATTACTCATTTTCAAAATCTGTTGAAGCACTATCCTCCTCGGCTGTCCGGGAAATCTTGAAGCTGACCCAAGGCAATCAAGTGCTCTCGCTCGCAGGTGGACTGCCAGCAGAGGATTCTTTTCCAATCGCAGAGATGCGCGAAGCGTTCAACCGCGCATTCGAACAAGGAGCAAAAGCTCTTCAATATGGATTGACTGATGGATACTTGCCGCTTCGTGAGTGGATTGCATCCCGCATGAAGCAAAAGCATATGAACGTCGGTGTAGATAATATGATCATCACTACGGGCTCTCAGCAAGCGGTAGACTTGTTGTGCCGTGTATATTTAGACGAAGGCGATGTCGTTCTCGTCGAAAACCCTACCTATTTGGCAGCGGTTCAGTTGTTCCAATTCCGGGGAATCAAAGCGATTCCTGTAGACGGTGATGCTGATGGGATGGATCTGGACGATCTGGCGAAAAAAATAGCCCAGTATCGCCCGAAAATGGTGTACGTCATTCCTACCTTTGCGAATCCGACAGGAAAGGTATGGAGTCTCGAACGCCGTCTCGGTTTGCTTCGTCAATGTAAGGCGCAAAACATTCTCATCCTGGAAGACGACCCATATGGAGAGATCCAATTCGATGGGGAAGCACCGTACCGCTCGATTTTCTCACTGGATGAGCATCCGACCGATTCCTGTGTGGTGTACACCAGTACCTTTTCCAAAATTGTCGCGCCCGGCTTGCGTACCGGATGGGCCATCGGGGATACCCGCGTAATTCAAATGATGGTGAAGGCGAAGCAAGCAGTTGATTTGCAGTCGAGCACAATCGACCAATACGCCCTGTATGAGCTATTATCCCGGTTTGATCTGGAGCGCCACATCGAGAAAATCCGCGAGTCCTACAAGGCGCGCATGGAATGGATGCATGAGCTCTTGGTCGCGCAAAACTGGGAGGGTGTACAGTGGGAAAAACCAAGAGGCGGGATGTTCCTCTGGGTGAATCTTCCTGAGCACGTCGATGCTGAGAAGCTGCTGGCCCGATCCGTACAGGAAGGCGTGGCATTCGTGCCAGGGAAGCCGTTTTATGCAGCCGAACCGCAAGTCAATACGATGCGCTTGAACTATACACTCTTGAACCGGGAAGACACGGAGCTTGCGATTTCACGACTGGGCAAAGCATTCCACGCCTACAGCGAATCTCTGGTGACAAATGTTTAA
- a CDS encoding alpha/beta fold hydrolase, whose translation MRCEVNGVNLYYEEIGSGFPVVMIHGFSLDHRCMTGCLEPIFKKRPGYRRLYIDLPGMGQTENYEHIHTTDDILEVVLAFIDQLIPGEPFFIAGESYGGYLARAVIEKRRDQVKGALFICPNVIPDKAKRTLPDKPLLVEEPSLWEQLSETERAEFKSMAVVATNYTWNRYKKEIVDGYMLSDPSFLSKIRQAYGVSFPLDTAPFPYPSLFVVGKQDHSVGYRDIWDIIEGYPRSSFTALDCAGHNLQIEQPLLFTELVNEWLDRAQREFSL comes from the coding sequence ATGAGATGCGAGGTCAATGGCGTCAACCTTTATTATGAGGAGATCGGAAGCGGCTTTCCTGTCGTGATGATTCACGGTTTTTCACTTGATCACCGCTGCATGACTGGTTGTCTGGAACCAATTTTTAAGAAACGTCCGGGATACCGACGACTTTACATAGACTTGCCGGGAATGGGACAAACGGAAAACTACGAACATATCCACACCACGGACGATATTCTGGAGGTTGTCCTCGCGTTCATCGATCAGCTCATTCCAGGTGAGCCCTTTTTCATTGCAGGTGAATCATACGGCGGCTATCTTGCGCGGGCGGTTATTGAGAAGCGCCGAGATCAAGTGAAGGGCGCCCTTTTCATTTGCCCGAACGTCATTCCTGACAAAGCAAAGCGCACACTGCCAGATAAACCCCTCCTAGTAGAGGAGCCTTCGCTCTGGGAGCAGTTGAGTGAGACAGAACGAGCGGAGTTTAAGTCGATGGCAGTAGTAGCTACCAACTACACGTGGAACCGCTATAAAAAAGAGATTGTCGACGGCTACATGCTGTCAGACCCTTCTTTCCTCAGTAAAATCAGACAGGCGTATGGCGTGTCCTTCCCATTAGATACGGCCCCCTTCCCCTACCCGAGTCTTTTTGTTGTGGGCAAACAAGATCATTCTGTCGGCTATCGCGATATTTGGGATATAATCGAAGGCTATCCCCGCTCTTCTTTTACCGCACTCGATTGTGCCGGACACAACTTGCAGATTGAGCAGCCGCTTCTGTTTACAGAGCTTGTGAATGAATGGCTGGATCGGGCACAAAGAGAGTTCTCCCTGTAA
- a CDS encoding family 1 encapsulin nanocompartment shell protein, with product MDKLRKYPDSPLTTEEWNQLDATVVDMARRQLVGRRFIDIYGPLGEGIQTITNDVYEESRFGGLSLRGESLEMTQPSRRVSMTIPILYKDFMLYWRDVAQARTLGMPLDMSAAANAAAGGALMEDDLIFNGAAEFDLPGLMNVKGRLTHLKSDWMESGNAFADIVEARNKLLKMGHSGPYALVVSPELYSLLHRVHKGTNVLEIEHVRNLVTDGVFQSPTIKGRSGVLVATGRHNLDLAIAEDFDSAFLGDEQMNSLFRVYECVVLRIKRPSAICTLEETEE from the coding sequence ATGGACAAGCTTCGTAAATACCCAGACTCTCCCTTGACGACTGAAGAATGGAACCAGCTGGACGCAACTGTCGTTGACATGGCTCGCCGCCAGCTTGTAGGCCGTCGTTTTATCGATATTTATGGACCATTGGGTGAAGGCATCCAAACCATTACCAACGATGTATATGAGGAATCCCGTTTTGGCGGTCTCTCCCTGCGTGGAGAATCACTGGAAATGACACAGCCTAGCCGCCGTGTCAGCATGACGATTCCGATCCTGTACAAGGATTTCATGCTGTACTGGCGCGATGTTGCCCAAGCACGTACACTGGGCATGCCTTTGGACATGAGCGCGGCTGCCAACGCAGCTGCTGGTGGTGCACTGATGGAAGACGATCTGATCTTCAACGGTGCTGCGGAATTCGACCTCCCAGGTCTGATGAACGTAAAAGGCCGCCTCACTCATCTGAAGAGCGATTGGATGGAATCTGGCAATGCGTTTGCGGATATCGTGGAAGCACGCAACAAGCTGTTGAAAATGGGCCATAGCGGTCCGTATGCACTGGTTGTTTCTCCTGAGCTCTACTCTCTCTTGCATCGCGTGCACAAAGGCACCAACGTGCTTGAGATCGAGCATGTTCGCAATCTCGTTACAGATGGTGTCTTCCAATCTCCTACCATTAAAGGCCGTTCCGGCGTTTTGGTAGCGACCGGCCGCCACAATCTCGACCTGGCGATTGCTGAAGACTTCGACTCCGCATTCCTCGGAGACGAGCAAATGAACAGTCTGTTCCGTGTGTATGAGTGCGTTGTATTGCGGATCAAGCGTCCAAGCGCAATTTGCACCCTGGAAGAAACAGAAGAATAG
- a CDS encoding IMEF encapsulin system ferritin-like cargo protein — MQEITQLHAIFDRTRGYINSFMGVIQPIIDAATDEHTRLYYHHILEEEEQRMGRLQELVPYLEKLSSGKSLDQLSDRDLSQMLSDVNLERFGLHNFREHLELSLYEFKDDETRQLLDGMREKTHTDYLTVKEIMANMSQRFSDAAHPDLTDHDEGHDIHQVDHLKASASAPHGVASVIKHSAPAVSGKKGLTVGSLKGM; from the coding sequence GTGCAAGAAATTACACAGCTGCACGCCATTTTTGATCGCACCAGAGGTTATATCAACAGCTTCATGGGCGTTATCCAGCCGATTATCGATGCGGCAACGGACGAGCATACTCGTCTTTACTACCATCACATTTTGGAAGAAGAAGAACAGCGCATGGGTCGCTTGCAGGAATTGGTTCCCTACCTGGAGAAGCTGTCCTCAGGAAAAAGCCTGGATCAGCTAAGTGATCGCGACCTCTCGCAAATGCTGTCCGATGTAAATCTGGAACGTTTTGGACTGCACAATTTCCGCGAGCATCTGGAGCTCTCTTTGTATGAATTCAAGGATGACGAAACACGTCAGCTCCTGGATGGCATGCGAGAAAAGACGCATACAGACTATTTGACAGTCAAAGAGATCATGGCGAACATGAGCCAACGATTCTCTGATGCGGCTCATCCTGATCTCACTGATCATGATGAGGGGCACGACATTCACCAGGTCGATCATTTGAAAGCTTCGGCTTCCGCTCCTCACGGTGTTGCTTCCGTGATCAAGCATTCCGCCCCTGCAGTTTCTGGCAAAAAAGGACTGACAGTTGGCAGCTTGAAAGGAATGTAA
- a CDS encoding DUF2325 domain-containing protein — MSSILVIGGDRLGNIIEFLQGQGFKDIHHVTGRKSSQTGVKIPAGIHMILVLTDFVNHNLAKTVKNQAKDRELPIVFCKRSCSAIAKAFDLTA, encoded by the coding sequence ATGTCATCCATTTTAGTAATTGGCGGAGATCGCCTGGGCAATATTATCGAATTTCTGCAAGGTCAAGGCTTCAAGGATATTCACCACGTAACTGGACGGAAAAGCTCGCAAACCGGGGTGAAAATTCCAGCTGGTATCCACATGATTTTGGTGTTGACTGATTTCGTCAATCACAACTTGGCCAAAACAGTGAAAAACCAAGCCAAAGATCGCGAGCTGCCCATCGTTTTCTGCAAGCGCTCGTGTTCTGCGATTGCCAAAGCTTTTGATCTCACTGCGTAA
- a CDS encoding S1C family serine protease codes for MATGGSPLGLENSVTAGIISAKNRRLQVAKRMYEEIFQTDAAINPGNSGGPLINLNGEVVGLNAFIIQSSQCLGFAIGIDALKMQLEQYVFK; via the coding sequence ATGGCGACAGGTGGTTCCCCACTGGGTTTGGAAAATTCTGTGACAGCGGGAATCATCAGTGCCAAAAACCGTCGCTTACAGGTTGCGAAGCGTATGTACGAAGAAATTTTTCAGACGGATGCTGCCATTAACCCAGGAAATAGCGGAGGTCCACTCATTAATTTGAATGGGGAAGTCGTTGGTCTCAATGCATTCATCATTCAATCCAGCCAATGCTTGGGCTTCGCCATCGGAATTGACGCCCTCAAAATGCAACTGGAGCAATACGTATTCAAGTGA
- a CDS encoding recombinase family protein, with protein sequence MRTAVYIRVSTEDQAREGFSIPAQREKLLSYIHSQGWEVHAVYADEGASAKDTNRPALGQLLQDIRTGEIDVVLVYRLDRLTRSVLDLYQLLQEFDRYAVHFKSCTEVYDTTTAIGRLFITLVAALAQWERENLAERVKLGMSQMARERKRPGGPAPYGYNLVRGTLVVNQREAAGVRSMFERYDRGESPRQIAEWANQSGLRGKNGASWSASAVLRLLKNPVYHGALRWNYADADQQRNDPEEWIIEEATHPAIIDQSCFSRVQERMSARGTSHPRVLSSRYLFSGLLYCSRCGSSMRGKTTTITGKGEKRYTHRYYLCKNKLAGTCDAPAIREDRLEKAIVHELMQYSPESIAAVKEVYQTVLQANSRAPAKETEQQLQIRRKRWEQAYEEGFLTLSALREKISALELAAKEREQTYSAFAKGQPLDLDALSNWQLIWTHAKEKERRLLVCTVIQRVDAEATDAASGQKNRRVCLHLLSFH encoded by the coding sequence ATGCGAACGGCCGTCTACATTCGAGTCAGTACGGAGGATCAGGCACGCGAAGGGTTTTCGATCCCCGCTCAAAGGGAAAAGCTGCTCTCGTACATTCACTCCCAAGGATGGGAAGTCCATGCAGTCTATGCAGATGAAGGCGCAAGTGCCAAAGATACGAATCGCCCCGCACTCGGTCAGCTCCTGCAGGATATCCGAACGGGTGAAATCGATGTCGTACTCGTCTATCGACTCGATCGGCTCACGCGCTCTGTTCTTGATTTGTATCAGCTCCTGCAGGAGTTCGATCGATATGCGGTACACTTTAAAAGCTGCACCGAGGTATACGATACGACTACGGCAATCGGGCGACTCTTTATAACCTTAGTGGCTGCCCTCGCACAATGGGAACGGGAAAACTTGGCGGAACGGGTCAAGCTGGGAATGAGTCAGATGGCAAGAGAACGAAAACGACCAGGAGGACCTGCACCGTATGGATACAATCTGGTGCGAGGAACGCTGGTCGTGAATCAAAGGGAAGCAGCTGGCGTACGCAGCATGTTCGAGCGCTATGATCGAGGCGAATCTCCGCGCCAAATCGCTGAATGGGCGAATCAATCCGGATTGCGCGGCAAAAATGGCGCTTCATGGAGTGCAAGTGCCGTGCTTCGCCTGTTGAAAAATCCGGTCTATCATGGTGCGTTGCGTTGGAATTACGCTGACGCCGATCAACAACGCAATGACCCTGAGGAATGGATTATCGAAGAGGCGACTCACCCGGCCATCATCGATCAATCATGCTTCTCGCGGGTCCAGGAGCGGATGAGTGCTCGCGGAACAAGCCATCCCCGCGTTCTCAGCTCCCGCTACCTCTTTTCCGGATTGCTGTACTGCTCGCGTTGTGGCTCCTCGATGCGCGGGAAAACAACCACGATCACCGGAAAAGGAGAAAAACGTTACACGCACCGCTACTACTTGTGTAAAAACAAGCTGGCTGGTACGTGTGATGCTCCTGCCATACGGGAGGATCGCTTGGAAAAAGCCATTGTGCACGAGCTGATGCAGTATTCGCCAGAGTCCATCGCTGCGGTGAAGGAAGTGTATCAGACTGTGTTACAAGCGAATTCCCGCGCTCCCGCGAAAGAAACCGAGCAACAGCTGCAAATTCGAAGGAAGCGCTGGGAACAGGCTTATGAAGAGGGATTCCTTACTCTTTCTGCATTACGAGAGAAAATCAGTGCGTTGGAACTGGCTGCAAAAGAACGGGAACAGACTTACTCTGCTTTTGCAAAAGGACAACCGCTTGATCTAGATGCGCTTTCCAATTGGCAGCTCATTTGGACACATGCCAAAGAAAAAGAACGGCGATTGCTCGTATGCACAGTCATCCAACGTGTTGACGCGGAAGCAACAGACGCTGCCTCTGGTCAGAAAAATCGTAGGGTTTGCCTGCATCTGTTGTCTTTTCACTAA
- a CDS encoding winged helix-turn-helix transcriptional regulator: MSQDFSGEHMCPKYECAINVLGKRWTGLIIHVLLRGTVRFKDIREMVPHMSDKMLSERLKELEELEILERKVYPEIPVRIEYELTEKGKDLRPVIDSIHEWGQKWM; the protein is encoded by the coding sequence ATGAGTCAAGATTTTTCTGGCGAACACATGTGTCCAAAATATGAATGTGCAATAAACGTCCTTGGAAAACGCTGGACTGGCCTGATTATTCATGTGTTGCTACGTGGGACTGTACGATTCAAAGATATCCGCGAAATGGTTCCGCATATGAGTGATAAAATGCTCTCTGAAAGGCTGAAGGAGCTGGAGGAGCTAGAGATTTTGGAGCGCAAAGTGTACCCAGAGATCCCGGTTCGCATTGAGTACGAATTGACCGAAAAAGGAAAAGATCTGCGTCCTGTCATTGATTCCATTCACGAATGGGGCCAAAAATGGATGTAG
- a CDS encoding YheC/YheD family endospore coat-associated protein — protein sequence MLPKRVIGILTWREGVRFEEPDYLRRLVQTGQKLGAQIYLFSHQDVNVPARKIKGFIPKPNGGWMSKSFPWPKVVIDRYRRRVKEYIRLRNSDLFFFANSPFSKKWRVTNLLASDERVKRWIPETHVYEKGLVRNMLARHGLVYVKPGNGTGGRSILRVKSSGKEYSLSGRDKKHNHRVARIGTVEGVERWVKTWVEEQRIRDGNFLVQQGLDLGLLRKHVVDVRVLIQKDERGEWVVTGCAVRMGENGSATSNLHGGGRAIPFEWFMFKRFGEERGELIKQECHQLALDVANTLEDYFGRMMEFGLDIGVDVDGRAWLIEVNPKPGREVFRQMGDMALYKKAIARPVQFALYLARNQARFLSL from the coding sequence ATGCTTCCAAAACGGGTAATCGGCATTTTAACCTGGCGGGAGGGTGTACGCTTTGAGGAACCAGATTATTTGCGAAGGCTGGTTCAAACAGGGCAAAAGCTAGGCGCACAAATCTACCTGTTTTCGCATCAGGATGTCAATGTTCCCGCAAGAAAGATCAAGGGCTTCATCCCCAAACCAAACGGGGGCTGGATGAGCAAATCGTTCCCTTGGCCAAAAGTTGTCATTGATCGGTACCGACGCAGGGTAAAGGAGTATATCCGGCTGCGAAATAGCGATCTGTTTTTCTTTGCAAACAGTCCGTTCAGTAAGAAATGGAGAGTGACGAATCTGCTCGCTTCCGATGAACGCGTCAAACGTTGGATTCCGGAGACGCATGTTTACGAAAAAGGCTTGGTCCGCAACATGCTCGCACGCCATGGGCTCGTCTATGTCAAGCCAGGCAATGGCACAGGGGGAAGAAGCATCCTCAGAGTGAAGAGCAGCGGTAAGGAGTATAGCCTCTCTGGACGTGACAAAAAGCATAACCATCGCGTGGCTCGGATTGGCACGGTGGAAGGCGTGGAAAGATGGGTCAAAACGTGGGTGGAGGAACAGCGCATTCGCGATGGCAATTTCCTGGTTCAGCAAGGTTTGGACTTAGGACTGCTGCGCAAGCATGTCGTCGATGTACGGGTATTGATTCAAAAGGACGAGCGTGGGGAATGGGTGGTGACAGGCTGTGCAGTACGTATGGGGGAGAACGGCAGTGCTACTTCCAATTTGCACGGGGGAGGCAGAGCGATTCCCTTTGAATGGTTTATGTTCAAGCGATTTGGAGAGGAGCGGGGGGAGCTGATCAAACAGGAATGTCATCAGCTTGCTCTCGATGTAGCAAACACGCTCGAGGATTATTTCGGTCGCATGATGGAATTCGGATTGGACATTGGGGTGGATGTGGACGGACGTGCGTGGTTAATCGAAGTGAATCCCAAGCCGGGGAGAGAGGTTTTTCGCCAGATGGGTGACATGGCGCTATACAAAAAGGCGATAGCTCGTCCCGTTCAATTTGCGCTGTATTTGGCCCGGAACCAGGCTCGTTTTTTGTCTCTTTGA
- a CDS encoding PadR family transcriptional regulator, producing the protein MSGYDIKQAFTNSIGFFYDASFGAIYPALRKLEEEGFVTKQEIIQSGKPNKILYRITEAGKQSFRQEIQTPILPPVLRSDMLVKIFFGKSRTIDEQKDLLEGCLDTQRQLLQQSKASYKKLEVNFDEYQRFCWEYTIHHLESTISFMEQKMTSLLKQPAYSV; encoded by the coding sequence ATGAGTGGCTACGATATTAAGCAAGCGTTTACAAACAGTATTGGATTCTTTTATGACGCTAGCTTTGGTGCTATTTATCCAGCATTGCGCAAACTGGAGGAAGAAGGCTTCGTGACGAAGCAAGAAATCATTCAGTCTGGCAAGCCGAACAAGATTTTGTACCGTATTACAGAAGCCGGAAAACAATCTTTCCGTCAAGAAATCCAGACGCCTATCTTGCCGCCAGTATTGCGTTCAGACATGCTGGTTAAGATTTTCTTCGGCAAGAGCCGCACGATCGACGAACAAAAGGATTTGCTAGAGGGCTGTTTGGATACACAACGTCAATTGCTTCAACAAAGTAAGGCCTCTTATAAAAAGCTGGAAGTGAATTTTGACGAATATCAACGTTTTTGCTGGGAGTATACCATTCATCATCTGGAGTCAACGATTTCCTTTATGGAACAAAAGATGACTTCCTTGTTGAAACAACCAGCTTATTCCGTTTAG
- a CDS encoding aminopeptidase — translation MKDPRIEKLADVLVNYSVTVKPGENVLIYSIGNVTDLTKAVIAKVYEAGGNPFVQLIDQSVQRELLMGANETQLGIMREADVAFMKQMDCYIGIRGGDNISELSDVPGDKMQLHSKLLARPVLDIRVPHTKWVVLRYPNASMAQLANMSTAAFEDFYFKVCTLDYGKMDKAMDSLVELMEKTDKVRIVGPGTDLTFSIKDIPAIKCAGEANIPDGEVFTAPVRDSVNGTIAYNTPSPYQGFTYDNIKLTFKDGKIVEATANDTEKINEIFDTDEGARFVGEFAIGVNPYIQNPMKDILFDEKIDGSFHFTPGQAYDEAFNGNKSSIHWDLVMIQRPEWGGGEIWFDDRLIRKDGRFVVPELECLNPENLK, via the coding sequence ATGAAAGATCCACGAATTGAAAAGCTGGCTGACGTCCTCGTCAACTATTCGGTGACTGTCAAGCCTGGTGAAAACGTTTTAATTTACTCCATTGGGAACGTTACCGATCTGACAAAAGCCGTAATTGCAAAAGTATACGAAGCTGGGGGAAATCCGTTTGTCCAACTGATCGACCAATCCGTTCAGCGCGAACTCTTGATGGGTGCCAACGAAACACAATTGGGTATCATGCGTGAAGCAGATGTGGCTTTCATGAAGCAAATGGATTGCTACATTGGCATCCGCGGCGGCGACAACATTAGTGAGCTCTCTGATGTGCCTGGAGACAAAATGCAGCTGCACTCCAAGCTGCTAGCGCGTCCTGTACTGGATATTCGCGTACCGCATACCAAATGGGTCGTGCTTCGCTATCCAAATGCATCTATGGCTCAGTTGGCTAATATGAGCACCGCCGCTTTCGAAGATTTCTATTTCAAAGTGTGCACACTGGATTACGGCAAAATGGATAAAGCCATGGACAGTCTGGTCGAGCTGATGGAGAAAACCGACAAGGTGCGTATCGTAGGGCCAGGCACTGATCTGACCTTCTCCATCAAAGATATTCCGGCAATCAAATGTGCAGGTGAAGCCAACATCCCTGACGGAGAAGTATTCACTGCTCCTGTCCGTGATTCCGTCAACGGCACGATCGCGTACAACACGCCATCTCCTTACCAAGGCTTTACATACGACAATATCAAGCTGACCTTCAAGGATGGCAAAATCGTCGAGGCAACTGCAAACGATACAGAGAAGATCAATGAAATCTTTGATACTGATGAAGGTGCCAGATTCGTTGGGGAATTCGCGATTGGCGTGAATCCATACATCCAAAACCCGATGAAAGACATCCTCTTCGACGAAAAAATCGATGGAAGCTTCCACTTCACACCAGGACAGGCCTACGATGAAGCGTTTAACGGAAACAAATCCTCCATTCACTGGGACTTGGTTATGATTCAACGTCCTGAATGGGGCGGTGGGGAAATTTGGTTTGACGATCGTCTGATCCGCAAAGACGGACGTTTCGTTGTACCAGAGCTCGAATGCCTCAATCCAGAAAACCTTAAATAA
- a CDS encoding YjcZ family sporulation protein codes for MSGIFNGEFDGFTLVLILFILLVIIGCSCD; via the coding sequence ATGAGCGGCATCTTTAATGGAGAATTCGACGGCTTCACTCTGGTTTTGATTCTTTTCATCCTGCTGGTTATTATCGGGTGCAGCTGCGACTAA
- the ytxJ gene encoding bacillithiol system redox-active protein YtxJ: protein MSQKQLHSIEELDEFVAKNGKKLLFKHSTICPISTSAYEEFQAYLQDNQVESAVILVREDRPVSNAVADRFAIKHESPQIFLLEDGEVKWHTSHWKITKDAIGQALNA from the coding sequence ATGTCACAAAAACAGCTTCACTCCATAGAAGAACTGGATGAGTTCGTAGCGAAAAATGGGAAAAAGCTTTTGTTTAAGCATAGCACAATCTGCCCAATCAGTACGTCCGCTTATGAAGAGTTTCAGGCGTATTTGCAGGACAATCAAGTGGAATCTGCGGTCATTCTGGTACGGGAGGATCGTCCTGTTTCCAACGCCGTAGCGGATCGTTTTGCCATCAAGCACGAATCTCCGCAAATCTTTTTGCTGGAAGACGGCGAAGTAAAATGGCACACATCTCACTGGAAAATTACAAAGGACGCGATTGGCCAGGCGCTCAACGCGTAA